GGTAGAGTTAGAAATGTTTGACAATTGTTTGAATCTCAATTAACCCCGACTATTCTGAATGCAAAGCTCTTGGTATTAGGAGCTAAATTTTCTATGGTGGATAAGagcttaaataattatattatagctAGGCATGGTTGGTTGTGTGAAAGGAGAAAATGTAATCCCACTCAAAGATAAATGCCTAAATTGTGCCACGTAACATGACTTGTAGACTTAATGGCATGGTGGACTGTGGTGATCGACACAAGCATATTTATCAGAGAGCTATGCTACTGGTGGAGCAAGTCAAAGTTAGCAAGGGAAGTCCAATGGTTACTTGCCTTCTGGAAGGCCCAAGCGGCAGGTAAGAACTTTCCCTTCCGTTTTAcatttcccttttcatttgcTTCACCTAATCTCCTCTATTGTCAGTTTTTTGAATGTTACTCTCTTGTGTACAGTGGTAAAACTGCATTGGCAGCTACTGTTGGCATCGACAGTGATTTTCCATATGTCAAAATAGTGAGCTCTTCCCCAATAATGTACATCAATTTTCATAGCCACTTCAATACTGTACATTTTTGTTCTTAAACTTTTGAGTTTCCACTTATTTGATAGATCTCAGCTGAAACAATGATTGGTCTCCAAGAGAGCACTAAATGCGCTCGGATTGTTAAGGTATGTCAATGGGAGGTTTATGTGCCCTTGTACAAAGCTCTGATGGTACCCTGGCGTTTTatcatgcttttcatttttcccttttaaattGGAACTTGAACTTCTCCACACCCCAAAACATGCTAACAAGCGTTATCAATCTATAATATATTTGTAACTCTGTATTTACTGTTCAGTTTCACCCGCAACTAGTACTACTTGCCTTATAATGTAAAGAATTAAGCCCTGGATAACATGGTACTGTCCACAGGTGTTTGAGGATGCGTACAAGTCTCCTTTGAGCATTATAATTCTTGATGACATTGAGAGGTATCTACTTTGGAATTTACATGTTATTAACTTCAATCACTTGCTTAGGtcctatgtttttattttagatgaatATTCATGATGATCAGTTGATAATTGATGTTGCAGATTATTGGAGTATGTTGCTATTGGGCCTCgcttttcaaatataatttctcAGACATTGTTGGTACTCCTCAAACGTCTTCCTCCCAAGGTTTTCTTTCTTCCCCTTTCCCTTTTTTGGGCTGTAGCTACATTGGTGCTTATTTTGTGGTAATGTGTTTTCTTGCGGCTCCAGGTAATATAACACTTAACTTCAGATATtacaaaattaagagaaaaaaagtccTTCCATTCAGTGTTCTACAGTACTTTGTGCATAATACTCTCTGATTAGCCTTGGCACCTGGAACCTTCTGAATGGTCAAATAACTATATCCACATAAGAAATGATCTTCAGTCTCTGTAAACTGCTGTTACTTTTTAGGCCAAAGTAGCACCTTTGGTTGATATGTTGGTCATACTATCAGTTTTTCcccaaagaaaaagggaaaatagAGTAAATTATGGTCTGTATAGTTTCAACGAATTGAATTTCTTGGAGCATCAGTGAATAGCTTGGATTCATGTAATCTTGATATTGCCTATTTAGTTGTGAAGGAAGGGAAAAGGGATAAGAAGTTTACATGGGTACTGGATATAGGCTATTAATGCAATGGCTAAACTTATTTTCGTTCAGTACTAGTGGCTGTCATCCTCCACGCTATTGCAAATGTCATCGTATGAGAGCCATTGACATTCATGATTACTTAAGAATTATCAATCTTAggacctttttcttcttcacttaTTTGGTTAGTAGTTTTCCTGACCTTATTAAACCTgcaatttttataattcttgaaCTTCGCTTTCAGGGAAAGAGACTTCTGGTGTTAGGGACAACAAGTGAAGTAAGCTTCCTGGATTCAGTTGGGATTTGTGATGCTTTCTCTGTTACTTACCTCCTCCCCACATTGAAGGCAGAGGATGCAAAGAAGGTAATATGGTCATTTGATGTGCAACTTTTCATCCTTTTGCAGTTTAGTATTGTTTCCTTGGTCATTAATGGTAAAGAGTATAAagcatctttttttgtttatgttattcATAATTAAGCATTTCTTGTAAACCAACAGAACTACTTGAGCTTTTGAATAAAGGTTTCTAATGGAATGATGAATGTGAAAGGTGTTTAAAGGGTTGCTGTCTTGTGTAGTTAGGATGGGGAATTGACACcatctatttatttgtttttctaacaaaaaaaaaaatcatacaaatcTATTATAAAGCTTTTAAGAACAGTTCTGGCTGGCAATAATTGATTTGTCTCAAGGACGTTGCTTGTAATGATATATCTGGTCATTGCTACTAAGATATGTTTGGACAGCTCTATTCTCTATGGATGTCGTACTTGTTCTCAAGTCCCAACTCCCCTCTCTCTATAATTTGTTTCCAGGATTCTGCATAGATAATTCAAACGCGAGCTCACATTTTTTAGTACCTCTGATAGTAAATATTTAACAGAACCTTTATGTTAATATGGTGCATTCCTCTCCAGGTATTGAAACAACTCAATGTTTTTGCTGAAGATGACATCAGTGCTGCTGCAGAAGCCCTGGATGATGTAAGATTGTCTCCTGAAATGCTTATTTTATACTCAATTTTGCTGCCAAAACTGAGATCTGTTCAAGGAGAGATGAACTGCTCTTCTAACACTAGTGGATGCCTCCCCTGTCAGTAGATTGGTCATTACATACTTGAATCGCGAATCATAACTAATTTCTGATGGAGGCTACTACATTCACGTATTCATCCATCAAGGGgtgtattttttagatcatgcCCTAGTCATATATGCAAATGATGGTTTAGGCTCTTAATTACTACCCCCTCGCTAGGAACTAAAATGACACGGTTTTTATGCTTGTCTTTTCTGCAATCACAATATGGAATTGCTCAAGCCTGGCCAATCAATGGCATTTAAGCAATGATACGGTCATGGTATCTCACTGGAGAAATTTGTTTGGTCGTTCTTGGGTGAACTTGACTTCCGTTGAATAACGAATAACCATCTGGGATTTTcttcctatattttttatatttaaataggtAAATCGATAGTTTTCTGCCTCAATATTCAATTCTAACCTCTTACCTTTCCTTAATTTCTCTTCATTAGATGACCATCAAGAAGCTCTATATGCTGATTGAGATGGCTGCCCAAGGAGAGCAAGGTGGAGATGCAGAGGCTATCTATTCCGGCAAAGAGAAGATTAAGATTGCACATTTTTACGATTGCTTCCAGGACATGGTGCGATTTTAATTTGAAGCTCACTCGTTGACCTCGCCGAAAAAACATCCTCTcccgttttaattttttttaccacatCCGTTGTGGCGATCTTTTACTGTatatttttggtaattttagGTGTGATTTACCCTGAGCTTTTGAGGCACTAAGGTTTGTATTAGGTTTGTAAAGTTCCAGATGAGTTTGAGAACAAGGTCGATGCATTTTGTATTGAAACCCACTGTTTTGCGCCACTTGCGTCTTGCTCATCGCAATAcagaaataaataagtaaataaattccCAGTCGCCCATGGAAAAATCAGGTGCTTCAATATAATAACAAGCTTTTCACAGTTCACACAGCAGAAGCCTAAGAGTTGTCCCCTCGAGGACGAAGGGGTAGGGCGTGACTGTACACATCTTATCATCCCTCGAAAGGAAAATAACACCccgggaaaaaagaaaagaaaaagaaaaagaaaagaaaaccctaaataTGGAGATTAAAGAAAATAGTATAGCCCTAATCGTACTTCTCTCTCCAAGaacaaacaagaaataaaacccAAGAGAGAGCCAATAAGATATCACCAACTGTCTGTCTCAGACAAACCCAAGCCAACACCTCAACTCTCCTCTCGAAATTAACCCTCCAAAGAACCATGAAAACATGAAGAACAGCACACCCCTTTGCAAAGAAAGATTGAAACTCTCTATCCTTGACAAAGGAAACCATGAATATCAAGAACCCGATATCAAACAGAAGCAACCCGGAAAATGAATCAGAGGTCCGAATCAGGAGCTGGTCGTGTGGGGTCGACCCCATCAGCTTTGTGGCAGTTTCATTACCATGTGTGAAGGTGTAGATTTCCTTCATTTGGAACATCATCAGTGTTCCGCTTGTTATGGCTATCAGGGAGTGTAGGATGCAGATCGTAGAGAAAGCTGACGAAGATGATGTCATCTGAGGGCTGATGCTTTAATCAGACGGTCGTCGTTCGTTTGGGAATTTAGACATGGTTTTAATTCTGAGGAGATGGGAAACAAAggaacatgaaaagaaagagtTCCTTTTGGAGATACGTAGCAGAGTTTTGTCAGCGGGTTCATTCGGGGGAGATAAATGGAGAATGTAGGTGTCTTGCTGTCAAGATAAGGATCTTGTGGGGCCCAAAATAGAGGACCGTTTGTCCCCATATTGGACACGTGTCATGTGTTTAGTCGTACTGACGTAATATGACGACtgtgcattaattaattaaaagaaactatGCCGTCTGTTATTTTCACAGTAGCATTTTTGTAGTGCTTATTCTCTAACAAATATCCGAGGATAATaacaatgattttttctctaaattttaaCCGCggtctttgatttatttatttttctcacagTAGATTTTGAACCTCTTTTAGCTTggaattgtatattttttagaagGAACGGCTGAATTAAAAGTTAGgggatcaaaatataaaaagttagtAAAATAAATGGTGATTTagaattttatacaaaaactttattttaatccctatatttttttggtttataggtgatttatcattttagttgccaaaatcttatttttgtcatctaaatttattttctttatttttttattttattgtgtgagagaaaattgttgttgatgattttagccttaaaaaattgaaatcaatgtTAATAAGTTCTATTTTATGAGTGTAATTTTACCTaggtgttttgtttctttttccttgctCAAGGAGACAAATCTGACCACGGGAATATTTTTGGGTTCgggttgtttttagtttttttaggtaATATATAGGTTTATCAAGATGTTATCTAAGTGTTTcgggtaaaaataaattaaaaatagattttaaagccaaaaaaaaattcaaaatcctttttttccaacaactctatatatatatatatatatatatatccaattgAGCTCATGAGCCCAGTAAcagatttaacaagttaattttaaatattcaggctattattattttttattatttaatgtttttttgcctcttaattttttttgaaaatataatttcatcatttgttatCGGTGATCTATTTATTGAATTGACTTGAATTATGAGATTGCTTGGTTGATTTGagttcacttaatttttttaattaaattttagttttttattaattttatcccttaacattaaattaatttaaaattaaactttttaatttttttttcaagactaTCCCATAAATTTCACACGAGGAAACCATGTTAgtctaatgaaattaaatatttttttattttaatattaaataaaatatttgataaaaatatcatcaaatcatgaataaaaacattactcttttttctttttttttttaattagaaaacaagCCATCAATATctagatatttgtttttgtactttaattttttttttttattcaaatccgCTGCGTACCGCGTGCTAATGGTACAGAATTGTGGGCGGACTTCAGTGATGGGCCATGGCAGGCTAATTAGTAATTGATTACATACCCTAATTAGCCCTAATTGGTTACTTTAAGATTTGATTTCTAGTAGACTTCGTAGATGTAATTATGccctttgaaaaaacaaataaaagccAAAGTTCGTGAATGGAAATGGAATTGCCATTGGTTGTAATCATCATGCCCTTTGAAAATGGAATTGCTAAGCATCGCTAGTAGATAGCGATGTTTTGGCCTTAGAGGGTGCTCGAGAAGCCTTTCAAGATCAATTAGAATAATgaagtaaataaatataaatgaattttattcaactttttcagaattatttcttaaaaactacTCCCATATTAACTTACTAGTAAAATAACATCAAgttgtattagtttttttttaaaaaaaatatttacaagtagTGGGTGATAGATATCCAAGAATTTCTTTAATAAGACCTGTAATACTAGCTCGCTGTTCTTTATAGTTTGAAACCGACTGCGCATCAGATTCTCTGTCGTCATCAAGTTTAAAGAGATAGGGGGCTGAGGCGTCGCTGTCATGAATTCTGGTTGTTTTTAGTCATTTCAATGGTGCTAGCTAGCATCTCATCAACTCAGCAGTCGGAAAAGTGAGAACAAGAATGGCTTACGCCAATCTAAATCTAAATCTAAATCTTTCAATCACAATCGACACCGTCTTTGCTGGGAAATATGAGCACGCAGAGATAGCCTTGTATTGGTTTCAGGCGAGTGGTGACTGATGAGCAAGTCTAACCACAGATGTGAGACATGGGCCATGATTATCCAACCCGAGCTCGATAAATGGATGATCTTGCAGGATGTACATTAATATGGCCATATGCGCTTTTGATGATTCAGAACGAAAGATTGGAGACAAGCTTTTCTCCAAAGAATCATGGCCACCGCTTGCCATGTGCATGTGGACATGGTGGTCGGTTTTTTGCTCGAGCTTTTATTTGTCGCGTGTGATGCAATGCCTGCATCAATCAAGGAATGGCTTGCCTTGTTTCGCAGGATAAAAGCAAGTCTTTCAGCTGTACCAGAAGCAAGTTTAGCACGATGTGTTGAGATGAGCTTTTGACACAAATTCCAGATGATGTCTGCACTTGCTTGCTTCTCTTTACATCAGCTcactgaaggaaaaaaaaaaaaaaaaaaaacttgttgctTCCATAAATTAACCATGCCCACACCAGGCAGTTTTATCCTACGATTTAGTGACAGAGGAAGAGAATCATGGCCGTGAATGATTTTTGCTTGATCAGATATGTGGGTCTCCGGTGTCAAACCAAGCCTGAAGAATTCCGACGAGATTAAATGCGAGAGAGAGCCTCGTCTCTTTACTTGGCTGTTGCTAGGGTTAAGCTAGCAAGGGTGAGTCCATTTAgatggatttgttttctaaTCCCTTGCATTCTAAACTAAGATTTATCCCTATTAacgaatatattaaaatatattaaaataatattttttatttttttaaatttacttttaatcaACACAACAacataattcaaaaaaactataaataaataaaaacaaatcttaagcAAATAACGTTTTGGCAAGGTACATAGCTCATGCCATAACATTTACACGTTtaattgttaaaagata
This is a stretch of genomic DNA from Populus alba chromosome 11, ASM523922v2, whole genome shotgun sequence. It encodes these proteins:
- the LOC118031346 gene encoding uncharacterized protein — its product is MTSSSSAFSTICILHSLIAITSGTLMMFQMKEIYTFTHGNETATKLMGSTPHDQLLIRTSDSFSGLLLFDIGFLIFMVSFVKDREFQSFFAKGCAVLHVFMVLWRVNFERRVEVLAWVCLRQTVGDILLALSWVLFLVCSWREKYD